From Streptosporangium album, the proteins below share one genomic window:
- a CDS encoding DinB family protein — protein sequence MSERGRLRWQLDVSWSLLTLHLEQVTDEEALWEPASNCWSVRQKPDGTWAADWAMPEPEPIPALSVGWVMWHIGFWWSQTYTRCFGESDGVAEQLDWSAAAAGTPWPGDVSSAVKWLNECRDRWIGALESLSETELDSTERSGWFADGTLPLGHVLAWVNIELMKNAAEIGSMRHLRNADRN from the coding sequence ATGTCTGAACGTGGACGGCTCCGCTGGCAGCTGGATGTGTCCTGGTCACTGCTGACCTTGCATCTGGAACAGGTGACCGATGAGGAGGCCCTGTGGGAGCCCGCGTCGAACTGCTGGAGCGTCCGTCAGAAGCCGGACGGGACGTGGGCCGCCGACTGGGCCATGCCGGAGCCCGAGCCGATCCCCGCGCTCTCCGTCGGGTGGGTGATGTGGCATATCGGCTTCTGGTGGAGTCAGACCTACACGCGGTGCTTCGGGGAGTCCGACGGGGTGGCCGAACAGCTTGACTGGTCGGCGGCCGCGGCGGGGACACCGTGGCCGGGGGATGTGTCATCGGCGGTCAAATGGTTGAACGAGTGTCGTGATCGTTGGATCGGCGCGCTGGAGTCGCTGAGCGAGACGGAGCTGGATTCCACCGAGCGGAGCGGCTGGTTCGCCGACGGAACGCTCCCTCTGGGGCATGTGCTCGCGTGGGTGAACATCGAGCTGATGAAGAACGCAGCGGAGATCGGATCGATGCGTCATCTGCGTAACGCGGATCGGAACTGA
- a CDS encoding serine/threonine-protein kinase yields the protein MTLGRMVIDDRFELVEQLGSGGMGTVWRAYDLALHREVALKEVRPSGPTEEDPVRARMLRERVLREARALARIDHPNVVTIHHIVDTPEMAHPWIVMELVRGRSLRDRLAQGPLAPAEAARLGRGILAALWTAHAAGICHRDVKPANVLLRADGSPVLTDFGIAALRDAPGLTASGDLVGSPEYIAPERLRGQEGNPASDLWSLGMLLYVAVEGYNPMRRDTTMATLAAVLNGRVPPPRQAGPLVNVLMALLTQDPAARPAAAELDRMLGQAADQSPDTQPPFPVPRRRSRRLRAVTIAGAVTLSVVLTTLVLLPNVQNDPGDKATPEVSHSSGGLATSSVTSSAEPTTENTKSGTLLTPSRIMEVIKAMEEAAGGTKFTRFVVYDEYATADAFVRGRKGVYDTFTYRDGQVSHRRGSFLMPGQRAVTLRSFNWSALPGLQRTADRKLGITDPTMRYVILEGSWVFANNQPVLLVYVIDDYHAAGYLAADIRGKVLKMVPWGN from the coding sequence GTGACTCTTGGGCGGATGGTGATCGACGACCGTTTCGAGCTGGTAGAGCAGCTGGGAAGCGGCGGCATGGGCACGGTGTGGCGCGCCTACGATCTCGCCCTCCATCGTGAGGTGGCCCTGAAGGAGGTCCGCCCGTCCGGTCCGACGGAGGAGGATCCGGTCAGGGCACGGATGCTCCGCGAACGGGTGCTGCGCGAGGCGCGCGCGCTGGCCCGGATCGATCACCCCAACGTGGTAACCATCCACCACATCGTGGACACGCCGGAGATGGCGCACCCGTGGATCGTCATGGAGCTGGTGAGGGGTCGCTCCCTGCGGGACCGTCTCGCTCAGGGGCCGCTGGCGCCGGCGGAGGCGGCGCGCCTGGGGCGCGGGATCCTGGCCGCTCTGTGGACCGCTCATGCGGCGGGCATCTGTCATCGCGACGTGAAGCCCGCGAACGTCCTGCTGCGCGCCGACGGCAGCCCGGTGCTCACCGACTTCGGCATCGCGGCGTTGCGCGATGCGCCCGGCCTCACTGCCAGTGGCGATCTGGTCGGCTCGCCTGAGTACATCGCGCCGGAGCGACTGCGCGGCCAGGAGGGCAACCCCGCCTCGGACCTGTGGTCGCTGGGCATGCTGCTCTACGTGGCGGTGGAGGGTTACAATCCCATGCGCCGCGACACCACCATGGCCACACTCGCGGCCGTGTTGAACGGCCGGGTCCCGCCACCCCGCCAGGCCGGTCCGCTGGTGAACGTCCTGATGGCCCTGCTGACGCAGGACCCCGCCGCCCGTCCGGCGGCGGCGGAGCTTGACCGGATGCTGGGCCAAGCGGCCGACCAGTCCCCGGACACGCAACCCCCGTTTCCGGTGCCGCGCCGCAGATCGCGTCGGCTCCGCGCGGTGACGATCGCCGGGGCTGTCACGCTCAGTGTGGTCCTCACCACCCTGGTCCTCCTCCCCAACGTGCAGAACGACCCTGGAGACAAGGCGACCCCCGAGGTTTCGCACTCCTCCGGCGGCCTCGCGACCAGCTCTGTCACCTCCAGCGCGGAGCCGACCACGGAGAACACCAAGTCCGGAACGCTGCTGACTCCAAGCCGGATCATGGAAGTGATCAAAGCGATGGAGGAGGCGGCGGGCGGCACCAAGTTCACCCGTTTCGTCGTGTATGACGAGTATGCGACCGCGGATGCCTTCGTCCGCGGCAGGAAGGGTGTCTACGACACCTTCACCTACCGGGACGGGCAGGTCAGCCACCGCCGTGGAAGCTTCCTGATGCCGGGCCAGCGGGCGGTGACGTTGAGATCGTTCAACTGGAGCGCGCTTCCTGGACTGCAGCGCACGGCGGATCGGAAACTTGGCATCACCGATCCGACCATGCGTTACGTGATATTGGAGGGCTCCTGGGTTTTCGCGAACAATCAACCGGTTCTGCTCGTCTATGTCATCGACGACTACCACGCCGCCGGCTATCTGGCGGCGGACATCAGGGGCAAGGTGCTGAAGATGGTGCCGTGGGGTAACTGA
- a CDS encoding class I SAM-dependent methyltransferase: MSNASFLSATRDSYDALARRTYPDLRFEVGSMLTLDLADAALSGLLASYSIIHIPWERRPELFAEFRRVLAPSGQLMLGFQIGDERLHHTEAWGTPVCLDWYRQQPDEVAGLLSDAGFDVTATIVRQPVSTEKTPHGYVLARKPAAAP, encoded by the coding sequence ATGTCCAATGCATCCTTCCTCTCCGCGACCCGGGACTCCTACGACGCCCTGGCCCGCCGTACCTATCCCGACCTGCGGTTCGAGGTGGGATCGATGCTGACCCTGGATCTCGCGGACGCCGCTCTCAGCGGACTGCTCGCAAGTTACTCGATCATCCACATCCCGTGGGAGCGACGGCCCGAGCTGTTCGCCGAGTTCCGTCGGGTCCTCGCGCCAAGCGGGCAGCTGATGCTCGGCTTCCAGATCGGCGACGAGCGGCTCCACCACACCGAGGCGTGGGGCACACCCGTCTGCCTCGATTGGTACCGGCAGCAACCGGACGAGGTCGCCGGGTTGCTGTCCGACGCAGGCTTCGACGTGACGGCCACGATCGTGCGGCAACCCGTCTCCACAGAGAAGACCCCGCATGGCTACGTCCTGGCACGCAAGCCCGCGGCCGCGCCATGA
- a CDS encoding TetR/AcrR family transcriptional regulator, with product MEILRVALRLFTEKGFEGTSIRDISSALGMTKSSLYYHFRNKEEIVASLVEERRHEFDDLVEWIVAQPPAPDLARKAALRWVESTTPERLQTMRLAHANQPIMRRLMDSGKDVRSAFDRVVDLLVGDDASAQDRLLVRMTFDTASAALLAAQGTAVGPSDVIAVALRASLALADATTEPAQRAPDDPA from the coding sequence GTGGAGATCCTCCGCGTCGCGCTGAGGCTTTTCACCGAGAAGGGGTTCGAAGGCACGTCGATCAGAGACATCTCAAGTGCGCTCGGGATGACGAAGTCCTCGCTCTACTACCACTTCCGGAACAAAGAGGAGATCGTGGCGAGCCTCGTGGAAGAGCGCCGTCACGAGTTTGACGACCTTGTCGAGTGGATCGTCGCGCAGCCGCCCGCGCCCGATCTGGCGCGCAAGGCGGCATTGCGGTGGGTGGAGAGCACTACTCCGGAACGCCTTCAAACGATGCGTCTCGCGCACGCCAACCAGCCGATCATGCGACGCCTGATGGACAGCGGCAAGGACGTGCGCTCGGCCTTCGACCGCGTCGTCGATCTCCTCGTCGGCGACGACGCGAGCGCGCAGGACCGTCTTCTCGTACGCATGACCTTCGACACCGCCAGTGCCGCGCTCCTCGCCGCACAGGGAACCGCCGTCGGCCCGAGCGATGTCATCGCGGTCGCCCTGCGCGCCAGCCTCGCGCTCGCCGACGCGACCACGGAGCCGGCCCAACGGGCGCCGGACGACCCCGCGTAG
- a CDS encoding dihydrofolate reductase family protein → MSKVVAVMYISMDGVVEAPAWTAPFWNDEHAKFQSGQLFASRALLLGRKTYDGMSVAWPKAEAEDEPGAEQMNSIPKYVASTTLQDPQWNATVIKGDVAEEVARLKAEEGGDLLIYGSPDLVNYLIKHTLIDELKLFLHPVVVGTGKRLFPDGVDTSTWKLAGTAAFSSGAIVLDYRPAA, encoded by the coding sequence ATGAGCAAGGTTGTCGCGGTCATGTACATCTCGATGGACGGCGTGGTCGAGGCCCCCGCCTGGACCGCACCGTTCTGGAACGACGAGCATGCCAAGTTCCAGAGCGGCCAGCTGTTCGCCAGCCGGGCGCTGCTGCTGGGACGCAAGACCTACGACGGCATGTCGGTGGCCTGGCCGAAGGCGGAGGCGGAGGACGAGCCTGGGGCGGAGCAGATGAACAGCATTCCCAAGTACGTCGCCTCGACCACCCTGCAGGACCCCCAGTGGAACGCCACCGTGATCAAGGGAGACGTCGCCGAGGAGGTGGCGAGGCTCAAGGCCGAGGAAGGAGGGGACCTGCTGATCTACGGCAGCCCCGACCTGGTCAACTACCTGATCAAGCACACGCTGATCGACGAACTCAAGCTCTTCCTGCACCCCGTCGTCGTCGGCACCGGCAAGCGCCTGTTCCCCGACGGCGTCGACACCTCCACCTGGAAACTGGCCGGCACCGCCGCCTTCAGTTCCGGCGCCATCGTCCTGGACTACCGCCCCGCGGCGTGA